One stretch of Diadema setosum unplaced genomic scaffold, eeDiaSeto1 scaffold_25, whole genome shotgun sequence DNA includes these proteins:
- the LOC140245729 gene encoding cholecystokinin receptor type A-like gives MYGMCGGDGTNLPFPINQSFIVDIVNAVKDQCEDSESSLVLSESDQSPRVTWLWQPIVWSWVTILKMLAALLGIMGNLLVVLVLYARRRSSRSTDVLIGALAAADLLTSVFMLPLPVPLRVPQTFLGTIYCKVVSTSLCLWISIDASILTLTVIPLERYLAIAYPLRFKRLVTRKRVTIVIVTIWISTFMANLFLLVVTRVEGFKCVEIFPSRGTQLLVGFMLYFVMFLFPALIMLISQAQTALVLHRQSRLYLREGGHQEEHSNPSAKHLVAKKRVLKMLFVVVAVFILCWSSSQTAYLAYNLGVIPTTYLYSPLYNFITVLAFCNSCANPIIYAVRNQAFRTAVKDLFMMSSATGKTSMFSQRIQSKPEVSTDKDVV, from the coding sequence AAGACTCAGAGAGTTCGTTAGTTCTGTCCGAAAGTGACCAATCACCACGAGTGACTTGGTTATGGCAGCCCATCGTCTGGAGCTGGGTGACCATCTTAAAAATGCTTGCGGCTTTGCTTGGAATCATGGGGAATCTCTTGGTGGTGCTCGTCCTGTACGCCAGGCGGAGGAGCAGCAGATCCACCGATGTCCTGATCGGAGCACTGGCCGCTGCAGATCTCCTGACGTCAGTCTTCATGCTCCCGCTGCCGGTGCCTCTCAGGGTTCCTCAAACCTTCCTGGGAACGATCTACTGTAAGGTGGTGTCAACATCTCTGTGTTTATGGATCTCGATTGATGCGTCCATACTCACCCTGACAGTTATACCTCTTGAACGATACCTTGCCATAGCCTACCCACTTCGCTTCAAGCGACTTGTCACAAGAAAGAGAGTGACCATAGTAATCGTCACCATCTGGATTTCGACTTTCATGGCAAACTTATTTTTGCTCGTTGTCACTCGCGTCGAGGGCTTCAAGTGCGTGGAAATATTCCCTTCCCGCGGAACACAGCTCCTTGTTGGGTTTATGCTGTATTTTGTCATGTTTCTTTTCCCCGCTCTCATTATGCTAATCAGTCAGGCGCAAACAGCTCTGGTTCTCCATCGCCAGTCCCGCCTGTACCTTAGGGAGGGTGGTCACCAGGAGGAACACTCAAATCCGTCAGCCAAGCATCTCGTTGCTAAGAAACGTGTCTTGAAGATGCTGTTCGTGGTTGTAGCCGTTTTCATCTTATGCTGGTCATCGTCCCAAACCGCTTACTTGGCCTACAATCTTGGTGTCATCCCAACAACGTATCTCTACAGTCCACTATACAACTTTATTACTGTCCTTGCCTTCTGCAATTCATGCGCTAATCCAATCATTTATGCAGTCAGAAACCAGGCATTCCGTACAGCAGTGAAAGATCTCTTTATGATGTCATCAGCGACGGGGAAAACCTCTATGTTTAGCCAAAGGATACAGAGCAAACCTGAAGTGTCCACCGACAAAGACGTTGTGTAA